The following proteins come from a genomic window of Carassius carassius chromosome 10, fCarCar2.1, whole genome shotgun sequence:
- the LOC132151371 gene encoding uncharacterized protein LOC132151371, translating to MYSKEIPDPVSQDGALSFTEEAVSILTSSSMLARSFLIHPRVLKHQESSETDSRITQSRKHESTPPEKKDEGYWYKRKKNNEAARRSREQRRINDKAVENKVLALLEDNARLKAELLALKFKFGLIRVPTASPAQICSFGSHNQTFPAMRYSCPHSSSHTRPTFDGVQSYGFFMPGGSSIRSPELSDDARGEHIRQSSYRAGEQPSGITAVHTTSLGWQANNMKGLPHKLHFKTPCGIEDADAEVRLPVKNTTEGLWRPQTHTMPSAWSTAHQSNASIQRHTESHSTIRFQISALTEEVAQLRKLLSQHQLSKVN from the exons AAAGAAATACCCGATCCAGTCAGTCAGGATGGAGCTTTATCCTTCACAGAAGAAGCAGTGTCCATATTAACGTCCAGCAGCATGCTAGCCCGCTCTTTTCTTATCCATCCCAGAGTTCTAAAACACCAAGAAAGCTCTGAGACTGACAGCCGTATCACACAGAGTCGCAAACATGAGTCTACACCTCCCGAGAAAAAAGACGAAGGTTATTGGTACAAGCGCAAAAAGAACAACGAAGCTGCCAGGCGTTCACGTGAGCAACGGCGCATCAATGACAAGGCGGTAGAAAACAAAGTTCTGGCTCTTCTTGAAGACAATGCACGTCTGAAAGCTGAGCTACTGGCACTTAAGTTCAAATTCGGTTTGATCAGAGTTCCCACAGCTTCACCGGCACAGATCTGCTCCTTCGGCTCACATAACCAAACATTTCCAGCAATGCGCTACAGCTGCCCCCATTCAAGCTCACACACTAGGCCTACTTTTG ATGGGGTGCAAAGCTATGGGTTCTTCATGCCTGGAGGGTCAAGCATTAGGAGCCCAGAGCTTTCAGATGATGCTAGAGGTGAACACATACGACAATCCTCTTACAGAGCTGGTGAACAGCCAAGCGGTATCACAGCAGTGCATACAACTTCATTAGGATGGCAAGCGAACAATATGAAAGGTCTTCCTCATAAACTGCATTTCAAGACGCCATGTGGAATTGAAGATGCTGATGCTGAGGTCCGTCTTCCAGTGAAGAATACTACAGAGGGTTTATGGaggccacaaacacacacaatgccATCAGCTTGGTCAACAGCACATCAGAGTAACGCTTCAATTCAGAGGCATACAGAAAGTCACAGCACTATTAGATTCCAGATTAGCGCTTTGACTGAAGAAGTGGCCCAGCTCAGAAAACTGCTCTCCCAACATCAGCTCTCCAAAGTGAACTGA